Genomic DNA from Telopea speciosissima isolate NSW1024214 ecotype Mountain lineage chromosome 2, Tspe_v1, whole genome shotgun sequence:
TTCATTCTCAAGTTTTTGTTGCAGGCAGGACTGGTCGTCCAGAAAATGGTTCTGTTGTTTTTCCCATTGAAAACATTTCAACAAGTGGATTAACTTTTACCTCCCAGTGGAATTCAGCAATGAGGTCGAATGAGTATCCTTCCTCAAGTGCCGGCATGGAGGTACCACATTATCGGCCAGCTGCTGGAGGCTCATCTTATGATCCCTTTCTGCAGCCATCAGCTGGTGGGAACTTCTGTCCAGCCTCGCAGAATTATGCCCATCATGCATCTTCTTCAAGCTATTACAGAAACACAATTCATGGTGTTGAGGGTAGTGTTGTTAATTCTTCTGTTGGCAGTTCAAGAAGGCCATGTAAAAGAAAAGGCCCAGCGACTTCTCTAGTCTGTGAGAGAGGCAGTACCAGCAGATACTATGGTGCTGGAAGTTCTTCtgatctctctatctcttcaGACGTGCAGCAGGAGAAACATAATTTACATTCCCAACATCGGGCTTGGGATCCCATTGGCACAAACCCCAGTTTTAGAGGCAGTAGTTTGTCAATTGGGAATGAAGGTTCACAAAGGAATGTGAGAAGCCGATCTACCCTTGATTTGGAAGCAAATCTAGTTAGGACCCATTTGTCAAGCAATGTTTCTCGCCTTCCCCATTCTACTGGTCGTCCAGTTGATCATTCTGGCATGGTGGATCTTTCTGGTCCTGGTGTTAATGCAAGCACTTGGGAGAGGAGTCATGATCCCATCTCTCCTGCTGCTCGAGGAAGAATTCTGGCTTCAGGTTTGTAGATATATACATGGTATCAAGTATCAAACGTGTCGGCCATATCGGTCCAATACGTGTTGAGATTGGCGATGTTGGTATGATATAAATCAATACATGAAAAAGTTCGTGTTCAGAACCAATATGGACTGATTTGGTACCAATATAAgccgatacaataccgatatgGATCGATATGGTACAGATACTGGCTGATACACTCGATACAAGACTGCCAAAAGCGAGaaatcctagtttttgaaagaaaaaaatcgtCTTACTCTGATTCTTTTGGCCAAAACCTATGTGGATCTCATCTACACTAGAAAACGATCTAGGAGTGGTTAAACAAGTAAAATATTTGTCAAAGCCGCGGGTTGATTTTTTTGCTTGAGTCTTGGTTTTTCTTGCTTGTTTTTGCTGAGTATCACATCTAACTAGAAAAATGACCTAGATTTGGATCATCTTGAAGTAATGTATAATTATGTTTGATGCTAAGTGATTATTACTTATAGTTACATACTACTTTAAGTTTGTTTAACATATTACTAGTAAATTAGTAGTATGGTTAATGTGTACATACTTATGTCACTTGATATTTATAGTATGTTGAACTTACATATTGCTTCCTTGGTTTGGACCTTTAATGTTACTTTAGGCTAGTATCCTAATATGcaaataaaatttttcattttcaaatctTTTTGCTTAATTGCTTTTGATTACTTATTAGTAGGTTTAATACTGCACTTGCCAATGAGGATTTGAATCACATATATGCTGTGAAGACAGAGATAACCTGACATTGGttattcatcccaaaaaaaaaaacctcacattggctgaatattattatttaggggcaatgttctctgtgccgcagtgcaggctgcacccaggcacatgggggtgggcgcaatgaccaccctgtccccctgcacaggctgcccatgtgcctgggcgcagcctgcgctgcggcacagagaccATTCTCCCTATTATTTATTGGTTATTTATGGTGCATAATGCTGAAAATACTTGTTTTTCATGTGTTGTAGGCATATCCATGCATATCAGTGTATTTTCAATATATTTGCGAGACATCTCTTAAAACCAACTTTTTCCGCTACACTACCCGATCCCAATACCTGAaacgtatatatatatatatatatatatctcaagagatctctacttggtcacatggtctctacacaagcgtctgggccaatgggtgagcacgcctgtgtatctacccagggggcagaggcgtcatctcacggtgccctgtgagagggcgtaggaaacaccaccaagtagagatctttttccatatatatatatatatcctcatTGTAACAGTTTTTCCCGGGTTACTAATAAAATTTGCTCTGGAAATTGCAGATACCAGTGGCCCGGCTCACGAGACCAACCAGTTTCTAGGAGTCTCCGCTATTAATGGTTCCTTGGAGCTTGGCGGGTACCAGAATGATTTTATTTCCAGCAGAAATTCTGCTGTTCCTCCCCAAAATCTTCATGGTAACCCAACTCAAGCTGTGAGGGGTGGTCGTAGTAGCTACTATCAAAGATCTTCTATGCCTGCTTACAGGTCCTCTTTAAGCTACCCACGGTTGGGGCATAATGCAACTTCTTCAGAAGATGGTCTGCGGTTGGCATCCGAAACTTATCCTGCCAGACATTCAAGGTCGTTTTCTACAGTAGGGTGGCATAACAATGACAGGAGTGGAAGGTCTAGAATATCTTATGAGAGATTCCGTTTACTTTCTGACGAGGCCGATGCCCATGATAGATTGTTGTCTGAGGTTTGTAGTTTCTTTTACAAGGATTCTATCTTTTTGCGCTTCATTGGTGACAATTCCACTGTACCCATTGAATTTCAGTATGTTGACCTTTCACATATCCATGGAGATCTAGATTGAACCATTTGGCACTTTGTATCTGATAGACTTCCGGTGTGGTCCACACTACTGTTACTGGTTTTTCTTGCCAAGTATAAGAAATGCACTTTACTGGGAAAGAACTAAGTAGATGAGCAGATTTACAATAAGGTTGTAGAATTGATTGCCCAATAAAAAATGAGGTTGAAGAATTTCCAACTAGCGGAGATTGTTAGTCGATTCCTTCTCCAGGTGACGGTCCTGGTTTCTTTTAACGAATTACTATACATCATGAGAAAACAAGTGACCATGGCCCTGCCATCTTGCCCAATACCCATTTCTCTTCAGCACAGAGCTTTGTAAGTGATGATAGCAATTTGCAAGCCATGTTATTTATTGGCAAAATCAGTAATctgttaagaaaaaaaaaaaattataatttcctGTAGCATGCATTTCGTTCTGCCTGTTTCAAGCCCTTTATATAGACCACATAATGATTCTTCAGTCTACATGTTATTAACCAATTGACAGGAggagaattttattttcttggcagGGTCTAATGATTGTGGAGCGCTCAGCCTTGTATGGTTCCAGGAATTTGCTTGATCAGCATAGGGAGATGAGGTTAGACATAGACAACATGGGTTATGAGGTGATTAtaatttcttctgtttcttttcttttagccATCTTGGTATTTGCTAGCTCTTACCAGTAATCAATTGTTGGTTTGGAGCAGGAACTTCTTGCTTTGGGGGAAAGAATTGGTAGTGTTAGCACAGGTTTGTCAGAAGATATGATTTCAAACAGTTTGACAGAAACGATACATCGTTCCACAGATCAAATCCAGGAGGAAGTATCTTGTGTGATCTGCCTGGTAAGTAAAGCTTCCAACTAGTGAAAACATTTTGAATCCTTTAACTGAGAAAATATTTGATGATCAGTTGGGTTTTCTAACAACATAACGAACCATAACCAAAATTTCACAGGAAGAGTacaaggaaagggaagaagttgGGACTCTGAAGAATTGTAAACACGATTATCATGTGGATTGTATCAAGAAATGGTTGTCGATGAAGAACGTCTGCCCGATCTGCAAAGCACCTGCTATAGCAGCAGACAGATGATTTGCAAGAGAAATAACTTCTTTTGCTGATATGCATGATCTTTGCTTTGTCCATCTTGTAAATATATTTGGATTTAGAGTCCATCTCCTAAAGTCAGGAGACAGACTAGTTTACAATGTTTGTATGAAGGATGATGTTCAATTACAATCTCAATTATTAGGCTTAAAAAAACTGTTTATgatattcttcttttttgtgtgGTGGATCAGTGTTCCTTTACAGGGTTGT
This window encodes:
- the LOC122652033 gene encoding probable E3 ubiquitin-protein ligase ZFP1; translated protein: MGHRYLFGTSQSYEGDQDQNRNHIPTEQPYVHLGRTGRPENGSVVFPIENISTSGLTFTSQWNSAMRSNEYPSSSAGMEVPHYRPAAGGSSYDPFLQPSAGGNFCPASQNYAHHASSSSYYRNTIHGVEGSVVNSSVGSSRRPCKRKGPATSLVCERGSTSRYYGAGSSSDLSISSDVQQEKHNLHSQHRAWDPIGTNPSFRGSSLSIGNEGSQRNVRSRSTLDLEANLVRTHLSSNVSRLPHSTGRPVDHSGMVDLSGPGVNASTWERSHDPISPAARGRILASDTSGPAHETNQFLGVSAINGSLELGGYQNDFISSRNSAVPPQNLHGNPTQAVRGGRSSYYQRSSMPAYRSSLSYPRLGHNATSSEDGLRLASETYPARHSRSFSTVGWHNNDRSGRSRISYERFRLLSDEADAHDRLLSEGLMIVERSALYGSRNLLDQHREMRLDIDNMGYEELLALGERIGSVSTGLSEDMISNSLTETIHRSTDQIQEEVSCVICLEEYKEREEVGTLKNCKHDYHVDCIKKWLSMKNVCPICKAPAIAADR